The nucleotide window AGTGGTTATATACCGCTACAGCCAAAGCTTTTTTGGCATTATCTTGCCCGATGACATACTCATCAAGAATTTCACGAATTGCCATCGGTTTTGGAACATCCTTCAATTCTACTTCATCATCTTTTGCAAGCTCCTCATGCACGATTTCTGTACAAAGCTCAATACACTCGTCACAAATATAAACTCCAGGACCCGCCACAAGCTTACGGACCTGCGTTTGCGTTTTACCGCAAAAAGAACATTTCAATTGCCCTTTTTCATCATTAAACTTGAACATATTTTCACACCCCTTAAAAGTGCTAGAAACCTTACACACTATGTAAATGAAATTATTACCGCATGTAAATACATATTATGTCACTATGTTGGATTAAATACAAATGATATGGTCGCTTATGTATATATTCTAAATTCTTTTAATTTTTAGAATACATATATTCTCCTTGCATGAGCTTGTTTCCTGCACAATTATTCAATCGTTTTATAAAACAAGGCACGATCCAGCATCGCGCCCTGTTTTATCATATTACTTGCTGTTTTCTACTAAGAATTCAACAGCTTTACGGATTTTAAGATCTTCTTTTAGGCCTTCTAGGCTACCAAGAGCTTGCTTTACAGCATCAACTGGCATGTTGTACATTTCAGCCATTTTGTTTACTTCTTCGTTTGCTTCTTCATCTGTAGCTTCAATACCTTCAGCTTCGATGATCGCTTCTAATACAAGGTTTGTTTTTACGCGTGGTGCTGCTTCTTCTTTCATTTGCTCTTTCAACTTAGCTTCATCTTGTCCAGTGAATTGGAAGTAAAGCTCCATGCTCATACCTTGCGCTTGTAGGCGTTGGTCAAACTCACGAACCATACGATCAAGCTCAGTTTCGATCATTGCTTCCGGAATTTCAACTTCAGCGTTTGCTACAGCTTTTTCTACTGCATCGTTGCGAAGTTTATTTTCTGCTTCATTTTTCTTGCTTTCTTCAAGATCTGCGCGAAGTTTTGCTTTTAACTCATCTAGAGTTGCTACTTCTTCGTTCACATCTTTAGCGAACTCATCGTCTAAAGCAGGAACTTGTTTTGCTTTGATTTCGTGAACAGTCACTTTGAATACTGCAGGTTGACCTTTAAGCTCTTCTGCATGGTACTCTTCAGGGAATGTTACTTCTACGTCTTTAGACTCGCCAGCTTTTAGACCAACCAACTGTTCTTCAAAACCTGGGATGAAAGAACCAGATCCGATTTCAAGAGAGTAGTTCTCAGCTTTGCCACCTTCGAATGCTTCGCCGTTTACGAAACCTTCGAAATCAATGATTGCTGTATCGCCATTTTCTACTACGCCTTCTTCTTTTACAACAAGCTCAGCGTTGCGCTCTTGCAAAGTTTTCAATTCGTTTGCTACGTCCTCATCTGTTACAGCTGTTTCCATTTTTTCAAGCTCAAGACCTTTGTATTCGCCAAGCTTTACTTCTGGTTTAACTGTTACCTTAGCAGTGAAAATAAGGTTTTTGCCTTTTTCCATTTGCTCGATGTTAATTTCAGGTTGCGCAACAGGAAAAATGCCTGTTTCATCAATTGCTTGTGTGTATGCACGTGGCAAGATGAAGTCTAATGCATCTTGGTAAAGAGACTCTACACCGTATTTCTTTTCGAACAATACGCGTGGCATTTTTCCTTTACGGAATCCAGGCTCATTAATGCGGTTTACAACTTTTTTAAATGCCGCGTCCAAACCCTTCGTTACTTCTTGTGCCTCAACCTCTACAGTTAGGACACCTACGCTACCTTCTAACTTTTCCCATTTTACAGCCATTTATTCTTTCCCTCCATGTAATAAAAGTAAACTTTCACAAACTGGTGTAGTTTGTGATATAGCATTTTGCAGGTTATTTCCCCACCGCAGCGGGGCATATTACCCGTTCATGCGTGATAAGCTATAAATACTCGGTATGTAATCCGAGAATCATACAATATGATGAGAGACTCCCTCTGTGCGGGGCAAATTACACCTTCTGCAACCCTTTTATTATAGCATACAAATTCTCTGTTTCAACAATCATGCCATTCTTTTTCGTTACAGGGGTAAAAATCCTTCGGTTTCAATACGGAGCAGCATATGCTGCGCTTCCTCTAAAAGTTGCTGAAACACAGCGTTTTCTTCTTCATACCCCGTATCTGCTTCATGCATGGCAAACCTATCATTTCCAATCATTTCTAAGGCAACGGCCCATAATTTCGGGTCATTCGGCTGCAAAGAAAGCGGAAACACAAGTGTCTGCAACTGTAGCCAATAGGCAGATATCGCTTCAAGCAAAGTAGGATTTTCCTGACTCAATCGATTATCTAATTCTTGTAAAACCGCCTTCGTAAATGGCATTTCACTAACTTCAAGTAGATGGAAGGGCACAACTCGCTCACTTAAACCATACTTACTCACTGTCACTTCTTCTTCTACTTCATGCTCCTTCAGTAAATGCAGTACTGCCGTTTTGACGTACGGATGCTTGTGCGCATCAGATAAAAATGTTTTTAGAAAAGGAAACGCATATACCGTACCTTGTTGTTTTAAGGTTTGCAACGCTTGTAACTGCGCAACGATATCTGTTCCTGCAAAGATTGTTTTAAATTCATGGTTCATGCTCTTTGGCGGTTCTTGCTGCATCTTTTGAGCAAATAACACTAAACTTTCTAGCTTCTTTCTCTGCTCTTCTTGTAGGGGGTACTCGTTTATTTGTTTTGCCATTTGAGAGATTCCTGTATAGTCATTCAAGTGAACAAGAATGCTCATATACATATCCAGTACATTCACATCAAATGTATGTTGATCGGCAAGCAATTCTTTACAGCGCGCTCTAGCTTCTTTCCATTCCTCCGTCTCCATTAAGCACACAACCGCACCAAATTCAGTGCGTTCATCATGCATATCGTGTGCGCGCATTTGATCAAAATAAGCAAGTGCTTTGCTAAAATCTTTAGACTGTAATGCCTGAAAACCGTTCTCTTTTAAACGAGCTGCTAAATTAGGAAATAATACAACCGTTTCTTCATTTTTCATTACTTCGGCCTCTTCCACTTACAACTGCACAGTTATGCAATTGGATAGTTTTGAATAAGCGGATGCAGGACGATTTCATCAATGATAAGATGTTTTGGTGCACTTGCCATATACACAACGGCGGATGCAACATCATCGACCTTAATCCACTCTTGCTTTTCTGGTACTCCTTGCGTACCACCTGCAAAATATGTGTCTACCATTCCTGGATTAATTGTGCCAACACGAACCCCATATTCACGCATTTCTTGCGCCAATGAACCACTAAAGCCCTGCACCGCATATTTTGTTGCCGTATAGGCAGCGCCGTTTGGAATTGTATAACGACCAACATCTGAGGAGATAGTAATAATTGTGCCAGCCTTACGCGCCTTCATATGCGGGACTACCGCTTTTGCACATACAAATACACCTTGTACATTCACTTCAAACAGACGCTTCCATTCCTCCACATTTGTTTCTTCGACTGTTTTAAATACACCAATACCCGCATTATTAAGCAATATATCGATGGAGCCGAACGCCTTAAGCGTTTCTGTAACAACTTGTTGAACGCCTTCTTCACTAGATACATCCACTTGAAACGCCAAAACTTCATAGCCCCTTTGTACGAGCTCTTCTTTAACTGTATAAATTTCTTCACTGCTGCCAATTAGACTTAACTTTACGCCTTGTTCCGCTAGTTTGTATGCAACCGCTTTACCAATTCCGCGCGAAGCACCCGTAATAATAGCTGTTTGTCCTGCCAACATTATAGTCTCCCTCTCTTTTCAATCATCTGCCTTCTAGCATAGTAAAACTTTAGATAGATTGCAAATATAGATAAGCAGGATAACATACAGTAAACCTTGCACTTCTTGCTCTATAAAAAAAGTGCGCTTGTGTGTGTAAGCGCACTTTTTTTGAAACTTCACGATAGTTGCATGCGAGTTTACCTTGACTCTTTGTATGATGGTACACATCAATCACCCCATACTCCTACTTACAAACTCCTTTGTCTTTACGATAAAAAAAAATCTCGTTACTATATAGTAACGAGATTTTTAGTAGCGTCCCAGGAGAGATTCGAACTCCCGACCGACGGCTTAGAAGGCCGTTGCTCTATCCTGCTGAGCTACTGGGACATATGCTTTTTCTTCCTCTCAGTACAACGGTCACTTTTCGAACTTAGACCGTTATCTTATATCTCTAATTATAACAATATAATTAGAGTACTTCAATCTGCTTTAATGATCCTTTATACGTAAAAACACTGTCTATTAACAAAATTCTTTTCCTAATCTTATACGGTAATGATTTTTAGTTCTGATTGCAGGAGCGTTAGTGCTACTTACTTATCTAATATACACACTCTTATATTTGGTCAAAAGTTACCCCCATAATTATATTTAATAGAACACCTTTAAAGAGACGAGACTTCTTTATGGCTGACTTCGTTATTTAATGACTCCAAAAAGTTCACTCATTCTCTCTACAAAGTTTGGTGTAGCGTAAGATTTAATCTCTAACATAGTGAAAAACCAGTGAGAATTATTCTTCACTGGCTATAGATACTTCTATCCGCTATAGAGTTAGATCTTTTCCCACAAAAAGCGTTAAGCTTATTATCATTTCTCATTTCCCTCTATTTCATAGAAAAAACCATATCTCCCATCATTAGAATCTTTTGTGAATTGTACATAATTAATCTTTTCTTTGATATCATTACTTGGTTCTTTATTTTCGAGAATAATGATTTGCATATCTTTATGTAACAAAGCTACATCATTAAAAAAAGCTGACTGAATATCTTCATTCACATCTTCCTCAGACTTTTTACCTTTGTATGTTGTTAAAGGAGAGTCAAGAACAATGAAACCTGGATGAGGTTTATTGTTCTCTCTACAAAACTCCAACATCGAAATTGCAAACGCACTATAAATAATAGCCCGATACCCTTTCCCATAATCTTTTGTTGATTTTGAATCAACATAAAAAACACCATCCATATAGATTACATTAGGGTTCTTAGAAAACTTCCACCTTTTCAACGTTCTTGACATATAGGTACAAAATTCATTATAAGAGCTTAATACTACTCCATTATCCTCTGATGTTGTTATTGTTTTTGGTTTCTTTTTAAGTTTATCCTCTATCGCTGTTTTCTTATCATTTAAATCTGCTATTTTTGATAGCATTAGATTGTATTTCGTCAGTGAATCTCTTTCTCGAATATAGGAGTTTAGCAATGACTGCAAATTTAATTCTTGTGGTTCCAATATTTGATTTATTCTCTCACTTATTTCATTGTATTTTCTCTGATTTTCGTTAATTACGTTAACTAATTCATTATATTCAACTTCGGATTGTTCGATCGTTGACTCTAAATCTAATAATTGTAGTTTTATTTTATTCATTTCAGCTTCCGCAGAAATAACTAAATCATCATTATTATGGTGGTTTGCCCCACAATTATTAACATTACAATTCCCATTTTCTATTCTCTGACTGCAATAAGGACATATAGCAAAATTCAATTGAGAAAAGTAGTAATTTCCCTCTATTACGAATTTCAATCTGCGTAAATCACTATCATAATGTTCTTTAAGAAGCTTAAACCTCTTTATCAATTCTAGAACAGCTATGCTTTTCGACTTATCCTCCTCTATTTTATTCCATAAAATTCTTCTGTCCTTAGTTTGCTGTTCAATTTCTTGACTTACTTGCTCAAGTTTGACCTCAATTTCTTTCATCTGGTTTTCTAATATTGATTCAGATGTCGAGTCAGTCAGCGCCAAAGCTACTAGTTCTGCCTCTTCCTGTTCTATCAATTTATCCAGCAACTCTTTTTGCCCTACCAATTTAGTTGTTGAAGATGTATTTTCATCTTGGCCACTTTTATCTCCGCTATCATCTAACCCAGATATAATAAGTTTAAAAATTGATTTTTCTACACTTGATTTAGTGAACTGACCAGATAAAACAGGTGAATCTACTTTTATTATTTTATCTTCACTAATAGTTATGTATATAGGTAAATCTCTAAAGCTTAAAGTACGTGTTTCACCCTTTTTATTTTTTCTAACATAACTAGGATGTTTATAACCTGATTTATTAAGTAAGAAGGCAGATAGATTATCAGTTCTATCCTTATTATGCTTAATATCCAAAATATTTAGAGACCCCTGTGATACAGTATGGCTTAACCCGGGGTAAACTTCAACATTGTCCTGTCCAAAACTCCGTTTGAGTGTGTAAATTTCTCCATTATATAATATAATCTCCAGTAAGACAGAAGAATATCCTTCGCTTTCCTTTATCTTCTTAGGCTCATTTGATGAACCTAACATATAATTTATACATTCAAAAATATACGACTTCCCTGTATCAGACGGCCCAGAGATAATGTTCAATCCCTTTTTAAATTCTATAGATACATTTTCCACATTATCTCCAGTAACTATAAGTTTGTGGATATAAAACCCAGATTTACTCACTAAATATCCCCCCTCACCAGTGATTCTTTAGTAAATTCACTACCCCATTTCGGTATATTTACTTTTACAAATAAACTTAATTCCTTATCTGAATAGTACTTAAATCTCTGAATTACCATTTTAGAAAACTTCATTAGATTTAACGCATAAGTAGAATCCAAATAACCAATAAAGAATGAACTTAATTGATTAGCCTTGTAATAAATACCATCCTTAGTATATTCAATATCCAAGAGTTCCTTTGAATACATTAAATTAATTCCTTCTTGCATAATTTTCCTCTTAATAATAAGTTCTCCAGAACGATGTGGACTTGGTGGATGTAGACTATTCATCCCCTCATTAAAGTCACTACTATGCGTTACGAGATAATCGTAGATAACTAACCTATTTAGATCAATTGATTCTCCTGATAATTCATTTAATATTATTAAAGCTCTTAATCCTATTTCTATAGGTGTGTTAAATACATTTATATTTCTCTTAGAATAAAATTTATTCTTCATCATCTATCACCCAGATTATTTCTTCTTCCTCTATATATTTTTCATCATTTGCCAAGTGATGACATATACCACTCTTATCCTTCCCATTAACAATATCACTGAAAATATTATCTGAACTAATAGTAATATTCATTGCCCTTTCTGTGGTAGCTTTAACGCGCTCAAATCCATCTTTATGTTCGGAGTAAACAGTATCAATTATTCCATGATAAATTTGGTCTTTTAACTCTTCAAAAGCATTTACACCTTCTGGAATTGAATCTCTTTCGAAAACCTTCAAAGATTCTGCTTGATAAAAATATGTTCTTTGTCTATTGAAGTGATTCATTAAAACTTTATATTGCTTCAAATCACTTATGCTATCTATCCTTTTATTTTTATGATTTGCATAAGCATCATATAATTTTTTTACATAAAGAAGTTCTTCTTGTTTAATTTCATCAGGAGCCTTACTTGGACGATCGGGTAATTTTCTAAGCCCACCACCAAATCTAAATGGAAAATAAATAGTCTGTTGATATTGCGCAATTAACTCAGCGGGATTAATTACATCAAATATCGAAAAATCAAATCCTTCAACATATTTTTTAAAATTTCCTTTTAAATGTACTTCCTCAACTTTTGTAATTTTCTTAAGACAATTTTTATCCCACTCTTTAATAAGTTCTGATTTTAAAGTATTTGGGTTCATAATAAAATCAAATAGTTTCCCCCCTACCCCATGAGGTGAAACAAAATAATATTTCCTTGGGATGCTATAATCCCCTTTATACGTGTAGTAGCAAACCTTGCCAAACTCAACCCACATTTCAGAAGGAGTAAGCGGAGCATTATAATGCTTACATTGATAATTATCCCAGATTTCATCCCCATCCTTAGAATATCTTTCAAAAGCAATAACATCTCTACCTTTATCTCCTGCACCTGCAACACGTATAACTTTTTCGTATTTTTTACTAAGATAACCGTACAACCATTCTTCTACTATTTCCTCAAACTCACTTGGCGAAACTATTTTGAGTCGGTCAATAGGCGGTATATAACTACCTGTTAATAATTGAAGATTAGAAACCTTTGTATTATATTTCGGTTCTGCTAGTTCAATTAATTCTTCATTATCAATATCATTCATAATTACTCACCTTTAATAATTTGTTGCTATAATCCTACCAAAGAATCATAATTTAATTTGTTATTTTTTGTCGAATTTAGGATTTTTATTAGAGCATTTCTCTAAAACTTCCTAATAATAAAAACAAGTCTTTCTTATTGTTTCTGGCTAATTTTTTACTTATTTTAACTTTACATATTGAACTATTTCTTTAAATATAAATAGTAAGTAAAGACAAAAGGCGGAACATATGAACTAGCTTTGTTCCTTTAATCCTTAAGATATTTGATAAAAGTCTTCTTTTATTCATAAAAAATAGAGAGAGTTTATTCATTAAGGATAAACTCTCTCTATTTTTACGTTTTATATGAAATACTTAATTAGCGTTATGTTATCCTTCATTTAGGATTTATGTTCTTGTGTTTCCTCTTAACTTAAAGCTAATTAAATACTTCATGTTCTAAATACATCCTAAAATCTAACTCTAATTTTCATTATCCTGTAACCTTGAAGAATGGATTACTTTACGTTTTTGATAATTTATTGGAGTTGTTGTAAAACGACTCGCATCCCTATGTACCCAATATGTATTTGCATCTGTTTTATGCTCTCCCCGCTCAATCACGAAGTCCTCTGGTGAACAACCAATTAAGCCAAACTTCTTAAGAGCGTCTAGCACTTTATCTCTTGTTGTAGGCTTGATACCTGTTCTCTTACTTATAGTCTCCACTGACACTTCAATATAACCCCCATTTAAAGCACAACGACTTGCTAGATATCCATAGATATAAAAAGCAGTGCACCCTAAATTAGGATTGGTCACACACTCAATAAACACTTCAAAAGGGATTTGGTGAGTATATTCCTTATTGTAAAAAGTACCATTGTATATGCTGTCATTAACCTCTCTTTCACTTGTTGCAAATAAAGGCTCTTTTATTTTTCTTTTCTTAACATTTGTATGTTTGTCTATATCCTTTAAACTTCGATTCATTTCCTCAAAATAAACCCATTGTGGACAACTCGTATCTTCTTCATAAAAGTACCATCTTACAGGCGCTTCTAGAAACGATACTGTTTTAGTAATCCCTAACCTGTCTAATACTCCATTCTTTTTAATTATATAATTGATTTCTTTATTTGTTTCTGATAACCCTAATATGTACTTTATCTTCCTCTCGGTTACATTATCCAAATCCATAACCCCATATTTAGCATAGCGATATAGCCACGTAATGAAATAGATATACGTATAAGCTATTGCAACATGTGGGGCTTTTACGCGCATCAACTCCTCATCCTTAGACAATATTTCAAAAAGGTTATTTGGCATTAATAAATAGCTCTCCTTTTTTTCAAACTCCACCATTTGTTTTAATTCTTTCTTGCCTAACTTTCTAACCATTCTCTTTGCGTACTCCTTAATAATTATTTACTTTTCCTTTATTACCCTATTTCTTGTAATGCTTCGTCCAATTTCGGATTTCTCTCAAATAACCAAAACTCTATGCCCGTTCTCCCATGAATCGCATACGTAATAAAAGGTATGCCTTTACCATATCTCAAGAATTTCATTGTTTGTTTTGAATAACAAAAGAAATAATTTTGACTTAACTTCCTCATATTTATCACCCCCTTCTTTCCTAATAACAATTTGTAAAAGGTATGCTATTAGGTGTAATTAAATATAATATATAAATTAATCATTATTTATTCAATTTATAAACTGAAGATGATATTTATATATATTTAATTACACCGTATTCCGTACCTTTTACATATTATAGTTAGAGACTGCTTATCTAACTATCTATGTATATTATATCATATTTTTATAATTTTTTCAAATTTCGCGCTATATAACCCTTGACAAACTTCGTAAAAAATGATAAAAACCGCTTCTATAATATTAATAGAGCGGTTTCCCCTTCAAGGTTGCAGTTTCCTTTGCCATTTAATTTTCGTTTCATAAATAGGTACGCAAACTATTTGCTACTTCCTCAATATCTAAATGCAGGTATTTGGTTGTAACAGACAAATCACTGTGACCCAACGCTTTAGAAATTACAGAAACGCCCGCTCCTTTATCAAGCAACGATCGAGCAAATCCTCTTCTTAGCGCATGAGGATTAATATTTTTCAAGCCATACATTTTAGCATACTTATTTAGCCGTTTCTGAATGTTGTTGTGTGTAGGTGAAGTTGATATAACATCACCGTACTTAGTAATAAAAAGCAAGTTATTTCTTTTATTGTATTCCTGTCTAATGACCGCATTATGTTGTATCAATACCTCTAACAACCGTTTCAATAAATCGTCAAAGGGCAATTTAATCTGCTGATGATTCTTCATTATGCTACCTTCTAAATTCAACACATTGTTTCTAAAGTCTATATGGCGCTCCTCAAGCTGAACCAAAGTATTAATACGGATACCCGTTTTAAACATCAACAGGACGGCTACAGCATCCCTTAATTGTATGAAATTGCCCAAATCCAATACAGACAGCAGGACATTCACCTCATGCTCTGTAGCCCCTTCTTTCACCTTTTGGTCGACCTTGATATTAATTGTTTTCCAAAACTTCATCTCAATCCAACGATTATCAAAACAGCGGGAAAGAAAAGCTTTCAAACACTTTAGACGTGTTAACTTCGTTTGATTACTGACTTTCATACTGTCTAACCAAAGGTAAATCGTGTTAGCTGAAATATCTGCTACATACTTCACTTTTGTTACACTTTGAAAATGCTCTACATGAAGAATATAGTCACTGATAGTACGGCTTCTGTAACCGCTCACCCTCATTTGCCTTGTAACAACGTCTAGAGCTTCCATAACGCTTATTGACCCACTCACTTTAGCAAACGACTCAGATAGCTTCGCTTCTGGTTTCGAGGCATCAGATCGACTATTAGGCAACTCCTGCAATAATCCCTTTACATCCACACTAATATCAAGCAAACCTTTTCTCTTAGTCAAAACAAAAAACCTCCCATATCATTTAGCATGAAAGCCAATAACAGATGTAATTTCTTACATGACCGTTATACTGACCGTTTCACTAAACGATATAAGAGGTTGATGTAATGCGTTCTCTACGCATTTTATAAAGCGTCCCAGGAGAGATTCGAACTCCCGACCGACGGCTTAGAAGGCCGTTGCTCTATCCTGCTGAGCTACTGGGACATGGAGCGGGTGATGGGAATCGAACCCACGCTATCAGCTTGGAAGGCTGAAGTTCTACCATTAAACTACACCCGCATGTGTTTTTACATGATGTCGTATCGACATTCCTTATTATATTCTTATAGCATATTGAAGTCAACACGTTTTTTCATTTTTATTAGAAAAAGTAGCCAAAAATTTAATATCGCCAGATTATCTGTAAAAGTTAACAGATTCTCTTTAAAAGTCGCCAAATTACTGCGGCCATCGCCTACTTTCTTATAAAAGAGAGGGCTGTTCGCCCTCTTACTGCAGTACAAATGATTCTTTTGCCACTTCTTTGCCGCTTAACTCATAAAAAATGACGGTTGCTTGTTTGTTTTGCACCTCCAAGAGCGCATAGGTACGCTCCCTCCGGCCGCGCGGCAGCAAGATGCTGCCGGGATTGATTAACAACACATCTTCAATCAGCTCCGCACCCATTAGATGTGAATGACCGAAACAGGCAACATGCGCTCCTGCTTCCTTCGCTTTATACCAGATCTTCTGCAGTGTCATTTTCACATTATAAAGATGGCCATGCGTCACAAAGATAGACACACCATTCACTTTTTCTACATAGTTGGTAGGGTATGCAGATTCAAAATCGCAGTTTCCTTTCACAACAGAATAGCCCGCAAGTGCCGGATGTGTGGCTGGCAGCTCTGAGTCACCGCAATGAATATATACATCCGCATCATGTCGGTTGTATAATTCTATTAATTCTCCCGTCATCCCGTGACTGTCGCTGACAATAAGTACCTTACAGTTCATCGTCTAAAAACCACTCTGGAATTTTTTCCTCCAGCTTGCGAAGCGCTCGTCCCCGGTGGCTAATTTCATTTTTTTGCTGAGATGATAACTCCGCCATCGCTGCTTTATACTCTTCCACATAAAAAATTGGATCATAACCGAAACCGTTCGTGCCGCGCGGCTGTTCTAAAATAATGCCTTCACAAGTACCATTCACAATCACAGGCTTTTTGCTTTCATCTGTAAAAGCGACTGCAAGAGCACAGTAAAAGCGTGCTTTTCGCTTATCTTTCGGTACATCTGTAAGTTCCTCTAGTACCTTCTCAATATTTTTTTGGTCGTCCTTTGGCTCTCCTGCATAGCGTGCAGAATGTACACCCGGCTTCCCTGACAATGCATCAACAATGAGTCCTGAATCGTCCGCAATCACTGTATGTCCTAGCTGCTTACATAACGCTTCAGCTTTCAAAATCGCATTCGCTTCAAACGTTTCACCTGTTTCTTCCACTTCTTCAATATGAGGAAAATCATGCAGTGACTTTACACGTAATCCATAGCGGGAAAACAACTGCTCAAAATCGCGTACCTTGCCCATATTTTTTGTTGCGATTACAACACTCTTCATTGTGCTTTCATCCTTTCATCCATTTGTTCAGCAATTTCACCCAGTGCCTCTTGCTGAATGGCTACGAGCTTATGTATACCGTGTTCAGCCATCTCTAGAAGAGCCGCCATTTCTTCTTTGCTGAATGTTGCTTCCTCACCTGTTCCTTGTACTTCCACAAAGTGCCCTTTTCCTGTCATGATAATATTCATATCGACATTGGCTGCAGAATCTTCCGTATAATTTAAGTCGAGTACAACACCATGCTCGTCAATGATACCAACAGATGTTGCAGCTAAATAATCCTTAACTGGAATGTGCGTAAGCTTTCCGTTCTCTACAAGTTTTTGAAATGCTAATACCATAGCAACGAACGCTCCAGTAATTGAAGCCGTTCTCGTACCGCCATCCGCTTGAATAACATCACAGTCAATCCAGACCGTTTTCTCACCGAGAGCTTCTAAATCCACCACAGCGCGCAGTGCACGCCCAATCAGACGCTGAATTTCCATCGTGCGGCCGGACACTTTTCCTTTGCTAGATTCCCGAATCGTGCGCTGCTCTGTCGCCCGAGGCAGCATTGCATATTCTGCTGTAATCCAGCCCTTTCCCTCTCCTCGCATAAATGGAGGGACTCGGTCATCAATGCTCGCAGCACAGATTACCTTTGTATCGCCTACCTCAATTAGCACCGAACCTTCTGGGTGCTTTAGATAATTTGTTTGAATATGTATACGTCTCAGTTCCTTGTTTTGACGTCCGTCCACTCTCATATAAACCCCTCCTACCCTGTAGTATGACCAAAAAAATGATTATGAATGGAAAAAAGAAGAAGGAATCCTTCTTCTTTTTAAGTATAGCAAAATATATTCATTAGAAACTACCTGTGTTCACATTTTGCGGTCTTGTAACAGGTGCAGTTAGCTTTTCTCCATTTTCCTTTACAATACTGGCTTTGCCATCCACCTGTATTGCTACACCTTCGACACCCTTTTGCTCCGTCAAAGACAGCACAAGCGCCTGCAGTACATGATTTGAAATCATGCTTTTCTTAGTATCACCGTATATATTTTGATTAAAGTTTAGTGTCAC belongs to Ectobacillus sp. JY-23 and includes:
- a CDS encoding ABC-three component system protein, which translates into the protein MNDIDNEELIELAEPKYNTKVSNLQLLTGSYIPPIDRLKIVSPSEFEEIVEEWLYGYLSKKYEKVIRVAGAGDKGRDVIAFERYSKDGDEIWDNYQCKHYNAPLTPSEMWVEFGKVCYYTYKGDYSIPRKYYFVSPHGVGGKLFDFIMNPNTLKSELIKEWDKNCLKKITKVEEVHLKGNFKKYVEGFDFSIFDVINPAELIAQYQQTIYFPFRFGGGLRKLPDRPSKAPDEIKQEELLYVKKLYDAYANHKNKRIDSISDLKQYKVLMNHFNRQRTYFYQAESLKVFERDSIPEGVNAFEELKDQIYHGIIDTVYSEHKDGFERVKATTERAMNITISSDNIFSDIVNGKDKSGICHHLANDEKYIEEEEIIWVIDDEE
- a CDS encoding helix-turn-helix domain-containing protein, encoding MVRKLGKKELKQMVEFEKKESYLLMPNNLFEILSKDEELMRVKAPHVAIAYTYIYFITWLYRYAKYGVMDLDNVTERKIKYILGLSETNKEINYIIKKNGVLDRLGITKTVSFLEAPVRWYFYEEDTSCPQWVYFEEMNRSLKDIDKHTNVKKRKIKEPLFATSEREVNDSIYNGTFYNKEYTHQIPFEVFIECVTNPNLGCTAFYIYGYLASRCALNGGYIEVSVETISKRTGIKPTTRDKVLDALKKFGLIGCSPEDFVIERGEHKTDANTYWVHRDASRFTTTPINYQKRKVIHSSRLQDNEN
- a CDS encoding site-specific integrase; the encoded protein is MTKRKGLLDISVDVKGLLQELPNSRSDASKPEAKLSESFAKVSGSISVMEALDVVTRQMRVSGYRSRTISDYILHVEHFQSVTKVKYVADISANTIYLWLDSMKVSNQTKLTRLKCLKAFLSRCFDNRWIEMKFWKTINIKVDQKVKEGATEHEVNVLLSVLDLGNFIQLRDAVAVLLMFKTGIRINTLVQLEERHIDFRNNVLNLEGSIMKNHQQIKLPFDDLLKRLLEVLIQHNAVIRQEYNKRNNLLFITKYGDVISTSPTHNNIQKRLNKYAKMYGLKNINPHALRRGFARSLLDKGAGVSVISKALGHSDLSVTTKYLHLDIEEVANSLRTYL
- a CDS encoding metallophosphoesterase codes for the protein MNCKVLIVSDSHGMTGELIELYNRHDADVYIHCGDSELPATHPALAGYSVVKGNCDFESAYPTNYVEKVNGVSIFVTHGHLYNVKMTLQKIWYKAKEAGAHVACFGHSHLMGAELIEDVLLINPGSILLPRGRRERTYALLEVQNKQATVIFYELSGKEVAKESFVLQ
- a CDS encoding XTP/dITP diphosphatase, which produces MKSVVIATKNMGKVRDFEQLFSRYGLRVKSLHDFPHIEEVEETGETFEANAILKAEALCKQLGHTVIADDSGLIVDALSGKPGVHSARYAGEPKDDQKNIEKVLEELTDVPKDKRKARFYCALAVAFTDESKKPVIVNGTCEGIILEQPRGTNGFGYDPIFYVEEYKAAMAELSSQQKNEISHRGRALRKLEEKIPEWFLDDEL
- the rph gene encoding ribonuclease PH, translating into MRVDGRQNKELRRIHIQTNYLKHPEGSVLIEVGDTKVICAASIDDRVPPFMRGEGKGWITAEYAMLPRATEQRTIRESSKGKVSGRTMEIQRLIGRALRAVVDLEALGEKTVWIDCDVIQADGGTRTASITGAFVAMVLAFQKLVENGKLTHIPVKDYLAATSVGIIDEHGVVLDLNYTEDSAANVDMNIIMTGKGHFVEVQGTGEEATFSKEEMAALLEMAEHGIHKLVAIQQEALGEIAEQMDERMKAQ